The genomic interval GCGGCGGTCATCCTCCTGGCGGCGCTCCTCGGGGCGCCCGTCTTCGTTGCGATGGGGGGCCTCGCCTGCCTCCTCTTCTGGAAGGACGCCGTCCCCGTCGCGGCCGTTTCGGCCGAGGTCTACCGGCTCGTCGCTTCGCCGACCCTTCCCGCGATCCCGCTGCTGACCGCCGCCGGGTACATCCTGGCGGAGGGGGGCGCCTCGAGGCGGCTGGTCCGCTTCTTCCGCGCCCTCTTCGGCTGGATGCCCGGCGGCATCGCCGTCATGGTCGCCGCGGTCTGCGCCCTCTTCACGACGTTCACGGGCGGCTCGGGGGTGACGATCATCGCCCTCGGCGGCCTCGTCTACCCCATCCTGCGCGAGGACGGCTACCCCGAGGGGTTCTCTCTCGGCCTCGTCACCGCCGCCGGGAGCCTCGGGCTCCTCTTTCCGCCGTCCCTCCCCGTCATCCTCTACAGCGTCGTGGCGTCGGTCCCGGCCGACTCGCTCTACATTGCCGGGTTCCTCCCCGGCCTCCTCCTCGTCGTCCTGGTCGCCGCCTGGGGGATCCGGCAGGGGCTGCGCCTCGACGCGGCGGGCCGGAAGCGGCCTCCCTTCCACCTGCGCGAGCTCGCGGTCTCGTTCTGGCACGCGAAGTGGGAGCTGGCCCTCCCGCTCCTCGTCATCGGCCTCTTCGCGAGCGGCTTCGCCTCGATGGTCGAGGCGTCGGCGGCCGCCTGCGCCTACGCCGCCGTCGTGCAGTGCTTCGTCACGCGCGACCTCCACCCCTTCCGCGACCTCCCCGGCGTCCTGGTGAAGGCGGGCGCGCTCATGGGCGCCGTCCTCCTCCTCCTCTCGGTCGCGATGGGACTGACGAGCTGGCTCGTCGACGCCCAGGTCCCGACGGCGCTCCTGGCGTGGGTGAAGACGCACGTCTCCTCGCCGCTCGTCTTCCTCCTCGTCCTGAACGTGATCCTGCTCGTCCTCGGGAGCGTCCTCGAGATCTACTCGGCGATCGTCATCCTGGCGCCGCTCGTGGCGCCGATGGGGGCCGCTTTCGGCATCGACCCGATCCACCTCGGGGTCATCTTCCTCGCGAACCTCGAGCTCGGCTTCCTCTTCCCGCCCGTCGGCCTGAACCTCTTCCTCACCTCGTCGCGCTTCGGCATACCGCTGACGAGGCTCTACCGGCACGCGGTGCCGTACCTCTTGATCC from Holophagales bacterium carries:
- a CDS encoding TRAP transporter large permease subunit, whose amino-acid sequence is MPIEEASDRRQVTAGVLFRRGEQGLLVAALAVATVLPLLDAFGRPLGGFHVPGAGSILQLVTLWTAFVGGLIATREGKHLTLSTVELIRSERVRRVAKLFSFSVAAAVCAVLAWASVGLVRADREQGKVLSFGLPEWVAETIMPAALLLMAVRFAWMATDGLRGRAAALVTLASPALLALLPEAAAPMLVLPLAAVILLAALLGAPVFVAMGGLACLLFWKDAVPVAAVSAEVYRLVASPTLPAIPLLTAAGYILAEGGASRRLVRFFRALFGWMPGGIAVMVAAVCALFTTFTGGSGVTIIALGGLVYPILREDGYPEGFSLGLVTAAGSLGLLFPPSLPVILYSVVASVPADSLYIAGFLPGLLLVVLVAAWGIRQGLRLDAAGRKRPPFHLRELAVSFWHAKWELALPLLVIGLFASGFASMVEASAAACAYAAVVQCFVTRDLHPFRDLPGVLVKAGALMGAVLLLLSVAMGLTSWLVDAQVPTALLAWVKTHVSSPLVFLLVLNVILLVLGSVLEIYSAIVILAPLVAPMGAAFGIDPIHLGVIFLANLELGFLFPPVGLNLFLTSSRFGIPLTRLYRHAVPYLLILGAGVLLITYVPAMSVGLLSLLGRR